In Kordiimonas pumila, a single genomic region encodes these proteins:
- a CDS encoding PAS domain-containing protein, with translation MKTEPKAFKDLIACWQNLPRSKGQAPLKSAFRPTALRHLVTNLFLVEKVGRTSLCIRLIGSDIEGVFGKGLRAGGVFDTERSEEWGYYGNLFETSTQQLCACRLQRTLNMENARTYDVDALCVPLADNEGTPRYILGVMLLQRNYDRGRRFMDGSAPKERILGLDYVDLGTGIPAMIPEVPSIYLKNLGYC, from the coding sequence ATGAAAACTGAGCCAAAAGCGTTTAAAGACCTTATAGCCTGCTGGCAGAATTTGCCGCGCAGTAAAGGTCAAGCCCCTTTGAAGTCGGCCTTTCGCCCTACAGCATTACGGCATTTGGTAACGAACCTGTTTCTGGTCGAAAAGGTGGGGCGAACAAGCCTTTGCATCCGCCTTATTGGATCAGACATTGAGGGCGTTTTTGGCAAGGGGTTACGGGCAGGCGGTGTCTTTGATACTGAAAGGTCTGAGGAATGGGGCTATTACGGCAACCTTTTTGAAACCAGCACGCAGCAGCTTTGCGCTTGCAGATTACAGCGCACCCTGAATATGGAAAACGCACGCACCTATGATGTTGATGCGCTGTGTGTACCTTTGGCAGATAATGAAGGCACGCCGCGCTATATTTTGGGCGTTATGCTGCTACAGCGCAATTATGATAGGGGCCGTCGATTTATGGACGGGAGCGCACCAAAAGAGAGAATACTGGGGCTGGATTATGTAGATTTGGGGACGGGAATACCTGCAATGATACCAGAGGTTCCATCGATTTATTTGAAAAACCTAGGATACTGTTAA
- a CDS encoding helix-turn-helix domain-containing protein, whose amino-acid sequence MEPETDDVCIRQAAEAAFLDALAAGNTVQQAAKIAGVGRRTVYNWRRTNPAFADKWYALDPKYRPPNDLEAEAVRRAVHGVRKPVYRGGEIVGHTTDYSDSMLMFLLKAHFPEKYDSKQTGKNQDGSGAPDFEGCIEGARDALLRKFTEATTPQRAG is encoded by the coding sequence GTGGAGCCTGAAACAGATGACGTGTGCATTCGGCAGGCGGCAGAGGCCGCCTTTCTGGATGCCTTGGCCGCGGGTAACACTGTGCAGCAGGCAGCAAAGATTGCAGGGGTTGGCCGGCGCACGGTTTATAATTGGCGCAGAACCAACCCAGCTTTTGCTGATAAATGGTATGCACTGGACCCTAAATATAGGCCGCCTAATGATCTGGAGGCAGAAGCCGTGCGCCGCGCTGTGCACGGTGTGCGTAAGCCGGTATATAGGGGCGGCGAGATTGTTGGTCACACAACCGATTATTCAGACAGTATGCTGATGTTTCTCCTGAAGGCGCATTTCCCTGAAAAATACGACAGCAAACAAACCGGCAAAAATCAGGATGGCAGCGGCGCGCCAGATTTTGAAGGCTGCATAGAAGGGGCGCGTGATGCACTTCTCCGCAAGTTCACTGAAGCAACTACCCCCCAGCGAGCAGGCTGA
- a CDS encoding DNA-packaging protein, whose product MHFSASSLKQLPPSEQADFLNNLTEAEASLLLYDWAFWARANQRAPLGSWSHWLVLAGRGYGKTRAGAEWVREQAALGPGQRIALVGPTLNDARAVMVEGESGLLAVSPPWNRPKFEASKRLLTWPNGSMASLFSAEDPERLRGHQHHAAWCDELCAWRHTEDTWDNLVFGLRLGAQPRTMTTTTPKPIALLKKLLAAVEGGTVAVTRGSTFENLANLAPTFAGELVAKYKGTRLGRQELMAEILEDVPGALWQRTRLEQLRVSRPPTLVRIVVAIDPPTTAGEKADECGIIAAGIDAEDRGYIIADSSEQGLSPMRWAAKAVGLYHSLQADRIVIETNQGGLMAENVIRQVDASVPVAGVHATRSKHTRAEPVAALYEQGRIFHAGQFPELEDQMCTFTGSGTSSPDRVDALVWAVTSLMLSRPKNPTIRTL is encoded by the coding sequence ATGCACTTCTCCGCAAGTTCACTGAAGCAACTACCCCCCAGCGAGCAGGCTGATTTTCTAAACAACCTGACAGAGGCTGAAGCAAGCCTGTTATTATATGATTGGGCTTTTTGGGCGCGGGCAAACCAGCGTGCGCCCCTTGGTAGTTGGTCGCACTGGTTGGTGCTGGCGGGCCGGGGTTACGGTAAAACCCGTGCGGGCGCAGAATGGGTGCGTGAGCAGGCGGCTTTAGGGCCAGGCCAGCGTATTGCCCTTGTAGGGCCAACACTGAACGATGCGCGCGCCGTAATGGTAGAGGGCGAAAGCGGCCTTCTTGCTGTATCACCGCCGTGGAACCGGCCAAAGTTTGAGGCCTCGAAACGGCTTTTAACATGGCCAAACGGCAGTATGGCCAGCCTGTTTAGTGCAGAAGACCCAGAGCGCTTAAGGGGCCACCAGCACCATGCAGCGTGGTGCGACGAATTATGCGCGTGGCGGCACACAGAAGACACATGGGATAATCTGGTATTTGGTTTGCGACTTGGGGCACAGCCCCGCACCATGACAACAACAACACCGAAGCCTATTGCGCTGCTTAAAAAGCTGCTGGCAGCGGTGGAAGGCGGCACGGTTGCTGTCACAAGGGGCAGCACGTTTGAAAATCTTGCAAACCTTGCCCCCACCTTTGCAGGTGAACTGGTGGCAAAATATAAGGGCACCCGCCTTGGCCGGCAGGAACTGATGGCCGAGATTTTAGAGGATGTGCCCGGTGCCCTGTGGCAGCGCACACGGCTGGAGCAACTGCGGGTAAGCAGGCCGCCAACACTTGTGCGTATTGTGGTGGCGATCGACCCCCCGACAACAGCGGGGGAAAAGGCTGATGAATGCGGCATTATAGCCGCCGGGATAGACGCCGAAGACCGGGGCTATATTATAGCAGACAGCAGCGAACAGGGCCTAAGCCCCATGCGCTGGGCCGCAAAGGCTGTGGGCCTGTACCACAGTTTGCAGGCAGACCGTATTGTGATTGAAACCAACCAAGGCGGCCTGATGGCAGAAAATGTTATCAGGCAGGTGGATGCCAGCGTGCCGGTGGCAGGTGTGCATGCCACCCGCAGCAAACACACCCGCGCAGAACCCGTTGCCGCGCTTTATGAACAGGGCCGCATTTTTCATGCAGGCCAGTTCCCTGAGCTGGAAGACCAAATGTGCACGTTTACAGGCAGCGGGACAAGCAGCCCCGACCGGGTAGATGCCCTTGTCTGGGCGGTTACCAGCCTGATGTTATCGCGCCCAAAGAACCCAACCATAAGGACACTATAG
- a CDS encoding phage portal protein, protein MAFLGTLFGLKPAAPERVEKAAKAPIFTRVSPGSAVATPRRYDRLAREGYQQNVVAFRAINLVAKALASIPFAVMQGERRLSDHPIINLLSRPNPRLRGENFLYNFVGYYLIAGNAYAFAAGPEKGAPKELWLLRPDTVSVIEGSDGLPAGFEQQVAGKKQRFDAGAVLHWKTFNPLSDWYGLAPLEAAATSIDAHNEGSRWNLALIQNGGTPSGVLYQEDSDHILTESQFKALKDQVESKYTGALNAGRPLLLEGGLKWQDMGLSPKDMDWTAAKNVSAREIALAFGVPPQMLGIPDAQTYSNYAEARQSLYEDTIIPIAHDIAAELTNWLGPKFGDSVRLVPDLDDVPALAEKRARKFDRIAGAAFLSDAEKRTILGFKAKTGDK, encoded by the coding sequence ATGGCATTTCTAGGTACGTTATTTGGCCTAAAACCAGCCGCACCAGAACGGGTGGAAAAGGCGGCAAAAGCACCGATTTTTACCCGTGTTAGCCCCGGCAGTGCTGTAGCCACCCCGCGCCGGTACGATAGGCTGGCCCGCGAAGGCTACCAGCAAAATGTGGTGGCCTTCAGGGCGATTAATCTGGTTGCCAAGGCGCTGGCCAGCATTCCGTTTGCGGTTATGCAGGGCGAAAGGCGGCTAAGCGACCATCCGATTATAAACCTGCTATCGCGGCCAAACCCGCGCCTTAGGGGCGAAAATTTTCTCTATAATTTTGTCGGCTATTACCTGATTGCAGGCAATGCCTATGCCTTTGCGGCGGGCCCCGAAAAGGGCGCACCAAAGGAACTGTGGCTACTGCGGCCTGATACCGTTAGCGTGATTGAAGGCAGTGACGGCTTGCCTGCGGGTTTCGAGCAACAGGTGGCTGGCAAAAAACAGCGTTTTGATGCAGGTGCTGTGCTGCACTGGAAAACCTTTAACCCCCTGTCTGACTGGTACGGGCTGGCACCGCTTGAGGCGGCGGCCACGTCTATTGATGCCCATAACGAGGGCAGCCGTTGGAACTTGGCGCTTATCCAGAACGGTGGTACGCCCTCTGGTGTGTTGTACCAAGAAGACAGCGACCATATTTTAACCGAAAGCCAGTTTAAAGCGCTGAAGGACCAAGTAGAAAGCAAGTATACCGGTGCCTTGAACGCCGGGCGGCCACTCTTGCTGGAAGGCGGCCTAAAGTGGCAGGATATGGGCCTTAGCCCCAAGGATATGGACTGGACCGCCGCCAAAAATGTAAGCGCGCGTGAAATTGCACTGGCCTTTGGTGTACCGCCGCAGATGCTGGGCATACCAGATGCGCAGACATACAGCAATTATGCCGAGGCACGCCAAAGCCTGTATGAAGATACCATCATTCCGATCGCGCATGATATTGCGGCAGAATTAACCAACTGGCTTGGGCCTAAGTTTGGCGACTCGGTCCGGCTGGTGCCTGATCTGGACGATGTACCGGCGCTGGCCGAGAAACGCGCCCGCAAATTTGACCGTATAGCAGGGGCAGCCTTCCTAAGTGACGCTGAAAAACGCACAATTTTGGGCTTTAAGGCCAAAACAGGTGACAAATAA
- a CDS encoding HK97 family phage prohead protease: MTIRTATKQVALPLHVKAGDMPGTFEGYGAVFHNRDRDGDIIAPGAFRESLKGGMPALLWQHDQKAPIGRFNDVREDEKGLFVKGQLAMTGRGAEAYDLLKMGALNGLSIGFVTKEASRDPASATRTITKADLMEVSLVTFPANDMARISAVKSAILNPADSERGFERMLRDNGFSRTRAKAITAKGFKATDLETLEHGEIAEMVHTLKASQIKLEEKALPLLVWLAGAVTAGIVENFAYEFLKDMLSSEKPYITRMPISVLPGQVAKFTMRSRLDQPTISYVVDVLRGKIQDYYFECTIEYVTWSSSGPGLRKLTINHREHGGAKFNDRASVGSYSDQQKWFKNASESELNSAKQQLGGHFGPRGEFTYIGFKGADNPDYKEKEAVKFIIRDGD, encoded by the coding sequence ATGACAATACGCACTGCAACCAAGCAGGTGGCGCTGCCGCTGCATGTAAAAGCGGGCGATATGCCCGGCACTTTTGAAGGCTACGGCGCTGTGTTTCATAACCGCGACCGCGACGGCGATATTATTGCCCCCGGTGCCTTTAGGGAAAGCCTGAAGGGCGGCATGCCCGCGCTTTTGTGGCAGCACGACCAAAAGGCCCCTATCGGCAGGTTTAACGACGTGCGCGAAGACGAAAAAGGCCTGTTTGTCAAAGGCCAGCTTGCCATGACAGGCCGGGGGGCAGAAGCATATGACCTGTTAAAAATGGGTGCGCTGAACGGCCTTTCAATCGGTTTTGTAACCAAAGAAGCAAGCCGCGACCCGGCATCAGCCACCCGCACCATTACCAAAGCAGACCTTATGGAGGTATCTCTCGTGACATTCCCTGCCAATGACATGGCGCGCATCAGCGCCGTTAAATCAGCAATCCTTAACCCGGCTGACAGTGAACGCGGGTTCGAGCGTATGCTGCGCGATAACGGCTTTTCCCGCACCCGCGCCAAGGCGATTACAGCAAAAGGCTTTAAAGCAACTGACCTAGAGACACTGGAACACGGCGAAATTGCAGAGATGGTTCACACCCTAAAGGCCAGCCAGATAAAGCTGGAAGAAAAGGCACTACCGTTGTTGGTGTGGTTAGCTGGGGCGGTAACAGCAGGTATTGTTGAGAACTTCGCTTATGAATTTTTGAAAGATATGCTTAGTTCTGAAAAGCCATATATTACACGAATGCCTATTTCGGTTTTGCCTGGTCAGGTCGCAAAATTCACCATGAGATCACGTTTGGATCAGCCTACTATATCTTATGTTGTTGATGTACTAAGAGGCAAGATTCAGGATTATTATTTTGAATGTACAATCGAGTACGTCACATGGTCATCGTCTGGGCCTGGGCTTCGGAAATTAACTATTAATCATAGAGAACATGGCGGTGCTAAATTCAACGACAGAGCATCAGTTGGCTCTTATTCTGATCAGCAAAAGTGGTTTAAAAATGCCAGTGAAAGTGAGTTAAATAGCGCTAAGCAGCAGCTTGGAGGCCATTTCGGCCCTAGGGGTGAGTTTACATATATCGGGTTTAAGGGTGCCGATAACCCTGACTATAAGGAAAAAGAAGCCGTTAAGTTCATTATTCGAGATGGAGACTAA